In the Streptomyces sp. f51 genome, one interval contains:
- a CDS encoding amino acid adenylation domain-containing protein: MIPLSFAQRRLWFVDRFEGPSPTYNGAFALRLTGALDVGALRAALGDVVDRHEVLRTVIVEDGDGVPHQRVLAPGEQPFGLTVTDVTEQDRAAAVDQTATATFDLAADTPIRARLLRHAPDEHTLVVVAHHIAVDGESFGPLFRDLTTAYAVRAEGKAPAWEPLPVQYADYTLWQRDVLGDESDPESLSARQLAYWGKELADLPQPLALPTDRPRPRVMSPGGDRIPFSIDPELLGAVEKLATGADTTVSMVMHAALAVLLHHLGCGDDLSIGAPITDRTDEELRDLVGFFVNTWVLRVGLSGNPTFHDLLGQVRDRSLAAYDNQDMPFERLVELLNPDRSTAYNPFFQVMLSWQPPVPPLQLPGLGVQVERLETGTAKFDLFFDLLPDSAGGARCRLEYATGLFERDTAEAIARRFVRVLGRLVADPARAIATIDVLDTAERDELLAPTGDSVSTASTAPTATIPQLFEDQAARTPDAPALVCDGRTLTYRELDERANAVAWELIRHGAGPEDLVALALPRTEDLVTGLLGILKSGAGYVPLDPQYARGRARSVLTQAAPRFAVTDTATWREIPGNGIDAVVRLDERADWQPAPGTPDDTTRRAPLAPDNLAYVMYTSGSTGEPKGAALTHRGVVDGVRELVDVLDTPPGWRMLAGTSVNFDVSVFELLTTLTTGGTAEIVANATALAERDHWDGHVISGVPSVLGELVPHLGKAPGVHTVVLAGDVLPGRLVRQLREALPAARIVNSYGQSESFYATAFCLAPGQEWSDGDVAPIGTPLGNMRAYVLGPGLAPVPRGVVGELYVAGSCLGRGYHGRAALTAERYLPDPYGPAGERMYRTGDLARRTAQGRLECVGRGDGQVKVRGFRIETAEVEAAITQHPGISEAVVISREVSAGGKRLVAYVVHTGEGAVGDDGAGGIGDVDVLAGASSAELRKFTAARLPDYMVPAAFVALGRLPLGPTGKLDRSALPEPEFHGEAYREPRTEAEAVITAAYADVLGVERVGADDDFFAVGGDSLRSIQVVARARARGLELSTREIFECRTAARLAEVASARQGHTPVLAEDESGGVGPMPLQPVARHVFEHGTGTNRFAMSMVLELPAGIDADGLAATVDAVLDRHDLLRARLVSGQEPALVVREAGTVRAADVIRRVDCEGRWQEPSALAAAKRELHDAVGRLDPGAGTMMDLVWFAPPSGTGRLLVVLHHLVVDGVSWRILMSDLAEAWQQVRTGTAPDLPAVGTSARRWAAALADEALTEEREAELPYWRDVLESPNPPLGSRAFDPAVDVWSTVETVRVQLPADVTDAVLTTLPAAFRGTGTDVLLAALALAVDKWRAADGSTLVRLEGHGREEDAVPGADLSRTLGWFTTMYPARVDVSAVDLDGVLAGGPAAAKAVKLVKEQLREIPGKGLGYGLLRHLNPETAQQLAGLPVPQIGFNYLGRISEADVPGHLRDHGWGPASWSAELIAEPGPDLPALSALEVNSVATDTAEGPCLQAAFMFPTGVLSRERTTELAELWVKVLHGMAAYAATGDAGGLTPCDAPLVTVGQSDIETWEQRYGPLVEVWPQAPGQSGIQFQAALAEDTFDVYHMQFVLHLSGHVDPDRMRAAGQALLERYPNLRSAFLTTADGEPVQVVAQHVTLPWRHLDLTGRGEAEQNTALDEALAADRAERLDPTRPPLLRLALLTCGPQHAKLVLTAHHTLFDGWSSPLVITDLVRLYAKTADLAPVRSYGDYLAWLTRQDKDASAARWKAELDGFDEPTLVAAGLTSRGEASSLGRVEVPLSIDKGRELARRAAQLGVTLNTLLQGAWAVLVSKLTGQHDVVFGAAVNGRPADLTGSDEMVGLFINSLPTRARCRPGTSLAEVVTDLQNRQITLLDHHYYGLADIQRGTGLPSLFDTIVVFENYPVDREGIVDANTSAGFTIDAIRPFAGSHYPLTLNASDPYLRLSLDYQKNLYDHEAAETIAARLVRVLEQVLQDPTVPVAAVDVLGQEEHDHLVRRINDTAHPLAPDTLPDAFEAQAARTPDRIAVIGEHERLTYAEFNARANRLAHWLIDQGAGPEQLVAVRIPRSVDLMVAIYAVVKAGAAYVPIDTELPQDRLRHVLDSARPLLVLDQDLPDVSGRPATDPQRTLSPDNAAYAIFTSGSTGGPKGVPVAHRAIMNRLRWGLAHFDVTPEDRVLLSTTAGFDVSVPELFAPLQAGAAVVIARPDGRRDPAYLAELIRREHVTGADFVPSLLEAFVAEPSAKDCTSLRWIEVAGEAFPPELAQRFTELLPNCTANNLYGPTEAAVEVTAHQYVPGSGRLPIGTPVWNTQVYVLDAALRPVPAGVAGDLYLAGDQLARGYLGQSALTAGRFVACPFGAPGSRMYRTGDLVRWSPDGQVEYIGRSDFQVKLRGFRIELGEIEQALAAHPDVDGAVALVREDTPGDQRLVAYLVPVAGTDPAALDPAALTALARERLPEYMVPTALVPLTGLPLTPSGKLDRGALPAPDRAETATGRGPRNHNEEVLCRLFAELLGADEVGIDVDFFDNGGHSLLATRLVGRIRNELGVEVKVTTVFRSPTVAELAARIEKSAKSNRLQLRQMNVEE; the protein is encoded by the coding sequence ATGATCCCGTTGTCGTTCGCGCAGCGCCGGCTGTGGTTCGTGGACCGGTTCGAAGGCCCCTCGCCGACCTACAACGGCGCTTTCGCCCTGCGGCTGACCGGCGCCCTGGACGTCGGCGCGCTCCGGGCCGCGCTCGGTGACGTCGTCGACCGGCACGAGGTCCTGCGCACCGTGATCGTCGAGGACGGCGACGGCGTCCCGCACCAGCGGGTGCTGGCACCGGGGGAGCAGCCCTTCGGCCTGACCGTCACCGACGTCACCGAGCAGGACCGGGCCGCCGCCGTCGACCAGACGGCCACCGCCACCTTCGACCTGGCCGCCGACACCCCGATCCGGGCCCGGCTGCTGCGCCACGCACCCGACGAGCACACCCTGGTCGTCGTCGCGCACCACATCGCCGTGGACGGCGAGTCCTTCGGACCGCTGTTCCGCGATCTCACCACGGCCTACGCCGTCCGCGCCGAGGGGAAGGCGCCCGCGTGGGAGCCGCTGCCGGTGCAGTACGCGGACTACACGCTGTGGCAGCGGGACGTACTCGGCGACGAGAGCGACCCCGAGAGCCTGTCGGCCCGCCAACTGGCCTACTGGGGCAAGGAACTGGCCGACCTGCCGCAGCCGCTGGCGCTGCCCACCGACCGCCCGCGGCCGCGGGTGATGAGCCCCGGCGGCGACCGGATCCCGTTCTCCATCGACCCCGAACTGCTCGGCGCGGTGGAGAAACTGGCCACCGGAGCGGACACCACCGTCTCGATGGTCATGCACGCGGCGCTGGCGGTGCTCCTGCACCACCTCGGGTGCGGCGACGACCTGTCCATCGGCGCGCCGATCACGGACCGCACCGACGAGGAACTGCGCGATCTGGTCGGCTTCTTCGTCAACACCTGGGTGCTGCGCGTCGGCCTCTCCGGCAACCCGACCTTCCACGACCTCCTCGGCCAGGTCCGCGACCGCTCGCTGGCCGCCTACGACAACCAGGACATGCCCTTCGAGCGGCTGGTGGAGCTCCTCAACCCCGACCGCTCCACCGCCTACAACCCCTTCTTCCAGGTCATGCTCTCCTGGCAGCCGCCCGTGCCGCCGCTCCAGCTGCCCGGCCTCGGCGTCCAGGTCGAGCGGCTGGAGACCGGCACCGCCAAGTTCGACCTGTTCTTCGACCTGCTCCCGGACAGCGCGGGCGGCGCCCGCTGCCGGCTGGAGTACGCCACCGGCCTCTTCGAGAGGGACACCGCCGAGGCCATCGCGCGGCGGTTCGTGCGCGTGCTGGGCCGGCTCGTGGCCGACCCCGCCCGCGCGATCGCCACGATCGACGTCCTGGACACCGCAGAACGCGACGAGCTGCTCGCCCCCACCGGCGACAGCGTGTCCACCGCGTCCACCGCGCCCACCGCGACGATCCCGCAGCTGTTCGAGGACCAGGCCGCCCGCACCCCCGACGCCCCCGCGCTCGTCTGCGACGGACGCACCCTCACCTACCGCGAGCTGGACGAGCGGGCCAACGCCGTCGCCTGGGAACTCATCCGGCACGGCGCGGGACCCGAGGACCTGGTGGCCCTCGCCCTGCCCCGCACCGAGGACCTGGTGACCGGCCTGCTCGGCATCCTCAAGTCCGGCGCCGGCTACGTACCGCTGGACCCCCAGTACGCCCGAGGCCGGGCCCGCAGCGTGCTGACACAGGCGGCACCCCGCTTCGCGGTCACCGACACCGCCACCTGGCGGGAGATCCCCGGCAACGGCATCGACGCCGTCGTCCGCCTCGATGAGCGCGCCGACTGGCAGCCGGCCCCCGGCACCCCCGACGACACGACCCGCCGCGCGCCGCTGGCCCCGGACAACCTCGCCTACGTGATGTACACCTCCGGCTCCACCGGCGAGCCCAAGGGCGCGGCCCTGACCCACCGGGGCGTCGTCGACGGCGTACGCGAACTGGTCGACGTCCTGGACACACCGCCCGGGTGGCGGATGCTGGCCGGCACCTCCGTCAACTTCGACGTCTCCGTCTTCGAGCTGCTGACCACCCTGACCACCGGCGGCACCGCCGAGATCGTCGCCAACGCCACGGCCCTGGCCGAACGCGACCACTGGGACGGGCACGTCATCAGCGGCGTCCCCTCCGTACTGGGCGAACTCGTCCCCCACCTCGGCAAGGCACCCGGCGTCCACACCGTCGTCCTGGCCGGCGACGTGCTCCCGGGCCGGCTGGTGCGCCAGCTGCGCGAGGCACTGCCCGCCGCCAGGATCGTCAACTCCTACGGCCAGAGCGAGAGTTTCTACGCCACCGCCTTTTGCCTCGCACCCGGCCAGGAGTGGTCCGACGGCGACGTCGCCCCCATCGGCACCCCGCTGGGCAACATGCGCGCCTACGTCCTGGGACCCGGCCTGGCCCCGGTGCCCCGCGGCGTCGTCGGCGAGCTGTACGTCGCCGGCAGCTGCCTGGGCCGCGGCTACCACGGCCGGGCGGCCCTGACCGCCGAACGCTACCTCCCCGACCCCTACGGCCCCGCCGGCGAGCGGATGTACCGCACCGGCGACCTGGCCCGCCGCACCGCGCAGGGCCGGCTGGAGTGCGTCGGCCGCGGCGACGGCCAGGTCAAGGTCCGCGGCTTCCGCATCGAGACCGCCGAGGTCGAGGCCGCCATCACCCAGCACCCCGGGATCAGCGAGGCCGTGGTGATCAGCCGGGAGGTCTCCGCCGGCGGCAAACGGCTCGTCGCCTATGTGGTGCACACCGGTGAGGGAGCCGTCGGCGACGACGGCGCCGGAGGCATCGGCGACGTGGACGTCCTCGCCGGAGCCTCCTCCGCCGAACTGCGCAAGTTCACCGCGGCCCGGCTGCCCGACTACATGGTGCCCGCCGCCTTCGTCGCCCTGGGCCGCCTCCCGCTCGGCCCGACCGGCAAGCTGGACCGCTCGGCCCTGCCCGAACCGGAGTTCCACGGCGAGGCCTACCGCGAGCCGCGCACCGAGGCCGAGGCGGTCATCACCGCCGCCTACGCGGACGTCCTGGGCGTCGAACGCGTCGGCGCCGACGACGACTTCTTCGCGGTCGGCGGCGACAGCCTGCGCTCCATCCAGGTCGTCGCCCGCGCCCGCGCCCGCGGCCTGGAACTGTCCACCCGGGAGATTTTCGAGTGCCGCACCGCGGCCCGCCTCGCCGAGGTGGCCTCCGCCCGCCAGGGCCACACCCCCGTCCTGGCGGAGGACGAGAGCGGCGGGGTCGGCCCGATGCCGCTCCAGCCGGTCGCCCGGCACGTGTTCGAGCACGGCACCGGCACGAACCGGTTCGCCATGTCGATGGTCCTCGAACTGCCCGCCGGCATCGACGCCGACGGCCTCGCCGCGACCGTGGACGCCGTCCTGGACCGGCACGACCTGCTGCGCGCCCGCCTGGTGTCCGGCCAGGAACCCGCCCTCGTCGTGCGGGAGGCGGGCACCGTGCGGGCCGCGGACGTGATCCGCCGGGTCGACTGCGAAGGCCGCTGGCAGGAGCCGTCCGCACTGGCGGCGGCGAAGAGGGAACTGCACGACGCGGTCGGCCGGCTCGACCCCGGGGCCGGGACCATGATGGACCTCGTCTGGTTCGCCCCGCCCTCGGGCACCGGCAGGCTGCTGGTGGTGCTGCACCACCTGGTCGTCGACGGCGTCTCCTGGCGCATCCTCATGTCGGACCTCGCCGAGGCCTGGCAGCAGGTCCGCACCGGCACCGCGCCCGACCTGCCCGCGGTCGGCACCTCCGCCCGCCGCTGGGCCGCCGCCCTGGCCGACGAGGCGCTCACCGAGGAGCGGGAGGCGGAACTGCCCTACTGGCGCGACGTCCTCGAATCACCCAACCCCCCGCTGGGCAGCAGGGCGTTCGACCCGGCGGTCGATGTGTGGTCCACCGTCGAGACCGTACGGGTGCAGCTGCCCGCCGACGTCACCGACGCCGTACTGACCACCCTGCCCGCCGCGTTCAGGGGCACCGGCACCGACGTGCTGCTCGCCGCGCTCGCCCTGGCCGTGGACAAGTGGCGCGCCGCCGACGGCTCCACCCTGGTCCGCCTCGAAGGACACGGCCGCGAGGAGGACGCCGTCCCCGGCGCCGACCTCTCCCGCACGCTCGGCTGGTTCACCACCATGTACCCGGCCCGCGTCGACGTGAGCGCGGTCGACCTGGACGGCGTGCTGGCCGGCGGCCCCGCCGCCGCCAAGGCCGTCAAACTGGTCAAGGAGCAGCTGCGCGAGATCCCCGGCAAGGGCCTGGGCTACGGGCTGCTGCGCCACCTCAACCCCGAGACCGCCCAGCAGCTCGCCGGCCTTCCGGTACCGCAGATCGGGTTCAACTACCTCGGCCGGATCTCCGAGGCGGACGTGCCCGGGCATCTGCGCGACCACGGCTGGGGACCGGCGTCCTGGTCCGCCGAGCTGATCGCCGAGCCCGGCCCGGACCTGCCCGCGCTGTCCGCCCTGGAGGTCAACTCCGTCGCCACCGACACCGCCGAGGGCCCCTGCCTGCAAGCCGCGTTCATGTTCCCCACCGGGGTCCTCTCCCGCGAGCGGACCACGGAACTGGCCGAGCTGTGGGTGAAGGTGCTGCACGGCATGGCCGCCTACGCCGCCACCGGCGACGCCGGCGGACTCACCCCCTGCGACGCCCCGCTGGTCACCGTCGGCCAGAGCGACATCGAGACCTGGGAGCAGCGCTACGGCCCGCTGGTGGAGGTGTGGCCGCAGGCCCCGGGACAGTCCGGCATCCAGTTCCAGGCGGCGCTGGCCGAGGACACCTTCGACGTCTACCACATGCAGTTCGTGCTGCACCTGTCCGGACACGTCGACCCCGACCGCATGCGGGCCGCAGGACAGGCCCTGCTGGAGCGCTACCCCAACCTGCGCTCCGCGTTCCTGACCACCGCCGACGGCGAACCCGTCCAGGTCGTCGCCCAGCACGTCACCCTGCCCTGGCGGCACCTGGACCTGACCGGCCGCGGCGAGGCCGAGCAGAACACGGCCCTGGACGAAGCCCTCGCCGCCGACCGCGCCGAGCGACTCGACCCCACCCGGCCGCCGCTGCTGCGGCTGGCCCTGCTCACCTGCGGCCCCCAGCACGCCAAGCTCGTCCTCACCGCCCACCACACCCTCTTCGACGGCTGGTCCTCACCCCTGGTGATCACCGACCTGGTGCGGCTGTACGCCAAGACCGCCGACCTCGCCCCGGTCCGCTCCTACGGCGACTACCTGGCCTGGCTCACCCGCCAGGACAAGGACGCCTCCGCCGCCCGCTGGAAGGCCGAACTCGACGGATTCGACGAGCCGACCCTCGTCGCCGCGGGCCTCACCTCCCGGGGAGAGGCATCCTCGCTGGGACGGGTCGAGGTACCGCTGTCCATCGACAAGGGCCGCGAACTGGCCCGGCGCGCCGCACAGCTCGGCGTCACCCTCAACACCCTGCTCCAGGGCGCGTGGGCGGTGTTGGTCTCCAAACTGACCGGGCAGCACGACGTGGTCTTCGGCGCCGCGGTCAACGGCCGCCCCGCCGACCTGACCGGCAGCGACGAGATGGTCGGCCTGTTCATCAACTCCCTGCCGACCAGGGCCCGCTGCCGGCCCGGAACCAGCCTGGCCGAGGTCGTCACCGACCTCCAGAACCGGCAGATCACCCTCCTCGACCACCACTACTACGGCCTGGCCGACATCCAGCGCGGCACCGGCCTGCCCTCCCTGTTCGACACGATCGTCGTGTTCGAGAACTACCCCGTCGACCGCGAGGGCATCGTCGACGCGAACACCTCCGCCGGCTTCACGATCGACGCCATCCGCCCCTTCGCCGGCTCGCACTACCCCCTCACCCTCAACGCCTCCGACCCCTACCTGCGCCTGTCCCTGGACTACCAGAAGAACCTCTACGACCACGAGGCCGCCGAGACGATCGCCGCCCGGCTGGTCCGCGTCCTGGAGCAGGTCCTCCAGGACCCGACGGTCCCGGTCGCCGCCGTGGACGTACTGGGCCAGGAGGAACACGACCACCTGGTACGGCGGATCAACGACACCGCCCACCCGCTCGCCCCCGACACCCTCCCGGACGCCTTCGAGGCACAGGCCGCCCGGACCCCCGACCGCATCGCGGTGATCGGCGAGCACGAACGGCTCACCTACGCCGAGTTCAACGCCCGCGCCAACCGGCTCGCCCACTGGCTCATCGACCAGGGCGCCGGCCCCGAGCAGCTCGTCGCCGTGAGGATCCCCCGCTCGGTGGACCTGATGGTGGCGATCTACGCCGTGGTCAAGGCCGGCGCCGCCTACGTGCCCATCGACACCGAACTGCCCCAGGACCGGCTGCGCCACGTCCTGGACAGCGCCCGCCCGCTGCTGGTCCTCGACCAGGACCTCCCGGACGTCTCCGGCCGCCCCGCCACCGACCCCCAGCGCACCCTGTCACCGGACAACGCCGCCTACGCCATCTTCACCTCCGGCTCCACCGGCGGCCCCAAGGGCGTCCCGGTCGCCCACCGGGCCATCATGAACCGGCTCCGGTGGGGACTCGCCCACTTCGACGTCACCCCCGAGGACCGGGTGCTGCTGAGCACGACGGCCGGCTTCGACGTGTCGGTACCCGAACTGTTCGCCCCCCTCCAGGCCGGTGCCGCCGTCGTCATCGCCCGCCCCGACGGCCGCCGCGACCCCGCCTACCTGGCCGAACTGATCCGCCGCGAACACGTCACCGGCGCCGACTTCGTGCCCTCCCTGCTGGAGGCGTTCGTCGCCGAACCCTCCGCCAAGGACTGCACGAGCCTGCGCTGGATCGAGGTCGCCGGCGAGGCGTTCCCGCCCGAGCTCGCCCAGCGGTTCACCGAACTGCTCCCGAACTGCACCGCCAACAACCTCTACGGACCCACCGAGGCCGCCGTCGAGGTCACCGCCCACCAGTACGTGCCCGGCAGCGGCCGCCTCCCGATCGGCACCCCGGTGTGGAACACCCAGGTCTACGTCCTGGACGCGGCCTTGCGCCCGGTGCCCGCCGGAGTCGCCGGCGACCTCTACCTCGCCGGCGACCAGCTCGCCCGCGGCTACCTCGGGCAGAGCGCCCTGACCGCCGGCCGCTTCGTGGCCTGCCCCTTCGGCGCACCGGGCAGCCGCATGTACCGCACCGGCGACCTCGTGCGCTGGAGCCCGGACGGCCAGGTCGAGTACATCGGCCGCTCCGACTTCCAGGTCAAGCTCCGCGGCTTCCGCATCGAGCTCGGCGAGATCGAACAGGCCCTCGCCGCCCACCCCGACGTCGACGGCGCGGTCGCCCTCGTACGCGAGGACACTCCCGGCGACCAGCGGCTCGTCGCCTACCTCGTGCCCGTGGCCGGCACCGACCCGGCCGCCCTCGACCCGGCGGCCCTGACCGCCCTGGCCCGCGAACGGCTGCCGGAGTACATGGTCCCCACCGCACTCGTGCCGCTCACCGGCCTGCCCCTGACCCCCAGCGGAAAACTCGACCGGGGCGCCCTGCCCGCACCGGACCGCGCCGAGACCGCCACCGGGCGAGGCCCGCGCAACCACAACGAGGAAGTCCTGTGCCGGCTGTTCGCCGAACTCCTCGGCGCGGACGAGGTCGGCATCGACGTCGACTTCTTCGACAACGGCGGCCACTCGCTGCTGGCCACCCGGCTCGTCGGCCGCATCCGCAACGAGCTCGGCGTCGAGGTGAAGGTCACCACCGTCTTCCGCAGCCCGACCGTCGCCGAACTCGCGGCCCGGATCGAGAAGTCGGCCAAGTCCAACCGCCTCCAGCTGCGACAGATGAACGTTGAGGAGTAG